The Deinococcus aerolatus DNA window CACGTGAGCAACGCGCTGGGAACCATTCATCCGGCCCACGAACTGGTAGAGCTGGCCCATGCCCAGGGTCTTCCGATTCTGCTGGACGGCGCGCAGGGGGCGCCGCACCTTCCGCTGAACCTGGACGAGCTGGGCGCGGACTTCTACGTCCTGAGTGCCCACAAGATGCTGGGCCCCAGCGGGGTGGGGCTGCTGCTGGCCCGCCCCGAGGCGCTCCGCGGGCTGCCTCCGTACCAGGGCGGCGGCGACATGATTCGCGAGGTCTATCCCGAGTCCAGCACCTACGCCCCGCTGCCCCACCTCTTCGAGGCGGGCACCCCTGCGATCGCCGAGGTCATCGGCTTCGGCGCGGCGCTGGACTACCTGGACGGTCTGGGCATGGCCCGCGTTGAGGCTCACGAGCGCGCCCTGCTGGACTACGCCCTTGGACGGCTGGAAGCGCTGGAGGGCCTGCAGCTGTACGGCCCGTCGGGGCCGCGGTGCGGGGTGGTGAGCTTCAACGTGGCGGGTGCCCATGCCCACGATGTGGCCGGTTTTCTGGATGAGGCCAACATCTGCGTGCGGGCTGGCCACCACTGCGCCCAGCCACTGATGCGCGCCTTTGACGTTCCCAGCACCGTTCGGGCCAGCTTCTCGGTCTACACCACGCCCGCCGATGTGGACGCCCTGGCAGACGCACTGGGCGACATCGTGCAGTTCTTCGCGGAGGAACCATGACCGGATCAGGCACCGTCATGCAGGCCCTTTACAAGGAGGTGGTGCTGGAACACTACCGCCGCCCGCGCAATTTCGGAGACCTGCCGGACGCCACGCACGCGGAGGGTGGCCACAACCCGTCGTGCGGCGATCAGCTGCAGCTGATGCTGCGGCTGGACGGGGACCGCATTGAAGACGCCCGCTTCACCGCGCAGGGCTGCGCCATCTCGGTGGCCAGCGCCAGCCTGATGACCAGCGCGTTGCACGGCAAAACCGTGGAGCAGGCCTTTGCCCTGATCGGCGCCTTTACCGGGATGATCCGCACCGGGGAAGCCGCGCCGGAACTGGGTGACCTCGCGGCCCTGCGCGGCGTGCATACCCTGCACACACGCGTGAAGTGCGCCGCACTGCCCTGGCAGACGCTGCAGGCGCTGCTCAATCAGGCGCAACTGGACGCCGGGCATGATGAACCGGGACCCGGGCGGCCCTGAGTCTGGCGCGGTGCCCACACGGTGCGCCCACAGGCCCAGGCTAAGCCCCTTTTGGGTCACCCCATTTCGGTCTCATCAATGGTTCGGAAAATTCAACCAGCTTTAAGCGGCGTTGACTCTCAATCACGGCCATCGGAGCGACCCTACGCAGGGGTAGGCGGGGGCTGATCCCCTCGTTCGCGCTGGGCCGCGCCCAGGAGATCACCCAGCTGCTGCAAACGGGTATGGCCAGTGGGCTGCTGCCCCAGGTGCCCATCCATCTGGATGGGCTGACCCGTCAGATGACCCAGACGTACGAGGAGCTGCTGCCCCTGCTACCTAAAGCCCTGCAGAACCGCACGAAATCCAGCGGGCAGCCCGCCTTCCTGAGCGGCATCGTGACCCCGGTGGGAGACCGGCGCGAGCGCGAGGCCATCCTCGCCTCGGACCGGCCCGCAGTACGTCCGTGCGTGGCTGCCTCAGGCGGAGAACGCCCTGTTCGTCGTCGGCTACCAGGACGCTGAGAGTCCGAGCAGACGGCTGCTGGAACTGCAGCAGGGCGGGGAAGTGCTGCTGCCGGATGGCCGAGGGGGCCGCGAGCCCATCCCGGCCTCCTCCCGCATCGAGCGCTTCTACCTGTCGGCGCACGCCGACAGGGGCGGCCTGCTCGGCATGATCGCCCGCTACAGCCCGGGCAAGGTGCTGCTGACCCACGGGGACGTCGCCCCCCGCACCAACATGGCCGGCTACCTGAACAGCAAGTACGAGGTAGCCCTGCCTAAAGTGGGGGAAGTCATCGAACTGCAGGACAGCGGCCGCCGCAAAGGGGCCTTTCTCAACGCCGGCAAGAAGAAGCTCGAGGCCCTCAAGGAGCGCCATGCCCGGGGCAAGGTGCAGGTGCGCTACGACGCCGAGCAGCATGCGGTGGTCATCGAGCTGCCCCAGGAAGTGGACGGCACGCTGTTTGGGGAGGGGGAGTACACCCTGGAGGTGCTGCGGGGCAAGCTTAGCCGCATCAAGCTGCGCGAGCGGGATCAGGAGGCTCTGGCAGGCATGGAGGTGCCGGAGGCAGACATCAGTCCAGATTGAGCGGGTCGACCTCGGATGTGGATTCGGATCCAGGCACGTATTCCAGAATGTCTGTGAGTCGCACATCTTCGCCGGTTAACCGGCGAAGACCATCAAGCAGGGCGGCCAGGGTTGGCAGATCAACCCTGACAGGAGCGTCTTTTCCAGCAATCCGGTACACCGTACTCAAGCGCTGAATGCCGCTCGCTTTCGCTAACGCGTAAGCGGTCAGACCACGTGCCTTGAGAAAAGAGTCGAGTTGCCAGCGGACCTCGGACATCCATCCATTCTGCCTCACAACGTTAGATTCGTTGGACTATTCCGTCTTGACGTACTTACCGTCTAGTGGCAATAATAGAGATCTGAAGGGGCTAGGGCCTAGGAACTCAGGCCCCCTCAGAATCCAAAACCTGTTTGAGGTGGATCGTATGAAGCATACCCCGAGCATCCCGCCGTCCCATCACCCCTGGGATCCCCATGCAGTTTGAGTTGCTGCGCGCCCACCAGCGCTTCCTGCCGCTGATCGGTCAGCGCCGCAGGCGGACCGACGACGAGGCTGAGCCGCTCACCAACCTCCTGGTCAGTCCGGCCGTGAAGAACACGCTGCTCAATGCCCTGGGTGGGGGCGGCCCACACAGTGGACCGCTGTTTGGCCACCGCGATCAGGGCGAACTGCACGTCCGCTTCGCAGCGGCGCGCGGTTACAGCGCCGCCCTGGCCCCGGAGCCCCTGGCCATGGACCCCCTGTACCTCCTGGGCCTGACCGATGCCTACCGCCAGACGGACCCCCGTCTGGACTGGGCGGGGCAGTGGCTCACGGCCCGTGGCGGGGAGTTCCCTGAAGTGTCCGACTGTCTGCGGTGGTTCGAGCGGGCCGCCGAGCAGCAGTTGGTCACGCCCGAACACCCCCTGGTGTTCGCCGGCTGGCTGTCCCACAGTTTCACGATGCTGGCCTGCCATGTGGGGCCGGACGAGTTCGACCCGTGTACCTGGCTGGCTCTCCACCACACCCCTGAACCGGAGGTTCAGGGATGACCTCTGCCCCGACTGAACCCCTCACGGTCATCGTCAACTTCGGTGCCCAGCAGCAGGCGGTGAACCTCATGCGCGCTCCGCCCCTCTCCTGCTTCACCGCCCTGGTGGGCCTGACTCAGGGGGACCGGGCCTGGATCGCTGACCTGCAGACCGATGCGCCCGAGTGGATGCGCAACGCCCACGGTGAACTGGACACTGGGCGCGGCGATGACGTTCAGCCCTGGTATGACGGCTACCGGGCGGGACTCAGGTTCATCAAGCGGCACCATCTGGGCTGGTGGTGGCACTGTGAGGCAGCTCCGCCGGAGGACGCCAGGGACGTGCTGGGGATGCCGGAAATGACCCATCTGCGGACGCAGCCTGAGCGGTACGTGATCCCGTCGGAGCGTGGCGGCCTGCCCCATGTGCTGCTGCTGTTGACGTGGCTGCAACAGGACGAGCTGCGCTTCCGGGTGCTGCAGGCTGAGGGGCCAGTGCCGCACTTGCGGGAGCTCCCCGTGCTCGTGTAACCCAGCTCAAGAAGGGCGCAGCTCTGGCTGCGCCCTTTCAATCGGGACCTGACGACCGACTGCGGATTACCGGGCCGTACTGAAACTTCCCGCGCCTCTTTCCAACGCTTCCCTCTTCCAAGCCAAACACCCTGACTTGGTTCGGCTGGCCAGCGCTTCCACAGTTCGCCGGGCATCACGGGGCGAGTCATCGGCCGCACGTTGCCCCGCCTGTCGCGCTAACGCCGCCACAGGTGTTGCGTGGACAGAGCACTCCACGGTCTGCGTCTTCAAGGCACGTCCACGCAGCCGTGCAGGGTGGCAGTGATAGACCGAGCCCACCATGCTGATGTCCATGCCTTCTCCGCGCTGCCCGTGATGCCGTGGACGCCCGAGCGCAACTGATCCATACCCGCACATCTACTGTCAGTTCAGGTGGCAGGCTGCAGGCTGGCAGACACCGAGGTCATCTCCTCCTGAGTAGAGGACTCAGCATCGTGGGCGTTGTTCCAGGTTGGGACGAAGGCAAGGACCTGGCTCTCGGTTCGCTGGCTCTCTCTCCCACGATCAACTGCGGCGCTGTCTGGCGTTCGGCGTGCGGCAGCGCGCGGCGCGTGATGTTCATTCACTTTCTGCGTCATCGCCGTCGTCACACAAGAACGAGTCCGATGCGTGGCGCTCCGTCACGCCGCGCGCCGCGACCTCGTTGATGCTCAGTCCGCCAGCTGTTCCGGGATGAAGGTCTGTCGCCAACGCATCACCGTCCGTGCGCGTCCGCCGCCGGCATCACGGCACGTGGGACAGAAGTGTGTCTCACCCCGGCGTCCGGTCCCACGTCCATCACTCAACAGAATTCTGGATGACTGGTGGAGGCGCACACGCTGACGACCCTGGGTCGGGTGTCGGTCACGCCCGCACTCTGTGTCACAACGTCAGGAGATGGTGGAGGCGGTCCACCTGCAGCGCTTCAGAGTCTCCGATGCTCCCAAGAAGATGCACCCTCCAACCAACTGACCTGACACACTCCCGCACAAGCGAGGCGAACAAATTTCTCGAGACGCGTACGGGCACCCGTCGTCGGAGTGCGCCAGGCCTCTGGCCTCGCAGCCATCACCAGAGGTCACGGTGACCAGCACCTTGGATGTGGACTGGGCGCCGAGACAAGTCAAGACGAGGTCCATGGTGTTGCGGCCAAGACTGAGTGCCCACGCCCAGATTTTTGCGCTGACCATTTCAGGCTGGCTCACCTCTGCTGCTCTGTCCCCGCGAGAGTGTGTCTGACCTCTGACGAAGGGACAAGGGCGGCGCTGATTTCTGTTCAGCGCCCGGTCAACCCCACGGTCCGTCTGGTCACGGCATCACCGGCACACGCCGAGCGGTCCTGCCACTTCTCTCCCCGCCCTTCCATCCACACCTCGCTGGTCTCAGCTCGCCGCTGCCTCGCCACGAAGTGTGCGCGAGTCCCTGCCCTCTTCAGAAAGAAGAGACCGCGGGGTGACGGCTGCCCGTGCACCGCTGAGACCTTGCGGACTTCAGGTGCACAGTCGCACCTCGCCAGGCGGCGCGCCCTGATCCCGGGTCAGCTCAGACAGGACACACCGCTCGATGACTTCCTCCCGTTGCCGGATCAGCGTCAGCCCCTGTCAGTGAAGTTCATCCAGACTCCAGTGGTGCACCGGGGGACACGGCCACTCAAAGTCACACCGACGGTCTTGAGTTGGGTCATGCGTGCCGCCGGTCTCGCCCGCTCTTAGGGCGGGTGAGTCGCTTGCCCCCTCGTGGGTCCGGGTGGCCCTCAGCCCGCAGGGCGGCCACCCGCCCCGGATGTCCTGCCTTGCCCGGCGCCTCGTGGTGTGTGCGGATGAGTCGCTTGCCCCTCGTGCATCCGGGTGGCCCTCAGCCCGCAGGGCGGCCACCCGCCCCGGACGTCCTGCCTTGCCCGGCGCCTCGTGGTGTGTGCGGATGAGTCGCTTGCCCCTCGTACATCCGGGTGGCCCTCAGCCCGCAGGGCGGCCACCCGCCCCGGATGTCCTGCCTTGCCCGGCGCCTCGTGGTGTGTGCGGATGAGTCGCTTGCCCCTCGTGCATCCGGGTGGCCCTCAGCCCGCAGGGCGGCCACCCGCCTCGGACGTCCTGCCTCGCCCGGCGCCGCCGACGTGTTGCCGCCGGCCACCCGCCGAGCGGGCCACGCCGCCCCGCACCGTAAAGGCTCGGGCTGGAGCGCTGGGGAGGGCTGCAGGGCCGGGTGTGGGGGGCGTTGTGAGGGTGGTGGGTGTGGAAGTGTAGATATTCGATGTATCTCGGAGTTTCGTCGCCAATCGAGACTTTTTCTGACTGTGAAGCACTCCGAATCTGGGGGATATGTGTGCTATCGGGGGTAAAGCGCGCTAAGTCTCGGCGTGAATCGATACCCCCAGAAGGCCTGATCTGGCGTGTTCGCCTGGCTTGCCAGCACTGGCGCTGGCACCCCGCCCCACGAAGATGGGTGACCGCAGCCGCTGCCCTCAAGGTGGGGTGGGTGCCCAGATGTCCAGCGTCCGGGGCCGCCACTTCCCGTCTTAATGTGACCGGCGCACGGTTCAGGCACCGCATCATCTCCTGACCTTTCGGGGCATCCGTGCCATGGTTCAGGGCCGCGACTTCACGTCTTAATGTGACCGGCGCACAGTTCAGGTGCCGCATCGTCTCAGGACCTTTCAGGGCATCCGAGCCATGGTTCTGGAGCGCCAGATGTCCGGCGTCCGTGGCCTCTGCGTCCCGTCTTGATGTGACCGCGCACGGTTCAGGTGCCGCATCGTCTCCCGACCTTTCAGGGCATCCGCGCCATGGTTCGGGGCCTCCGCGTCCCGTCTTAATGTGACCGCGCACGGTCCAGGCGCCGCATCGCCTCAGGACCTTTCAGGGCATCCGGGCCATGGTTCTGGACTGCCACCCGGCCGTGTCGGGCTGCCCGGTTCTGAGGCTTCCGGCTCATGCGCTCCACCACGCCGGGTGCACCCAGTCCACGCGGTACTCGTGACCAAACTGCCGTTGCAGGTTGCTTGAGCGCTGCGCCGATGGGGTGCCCCAGAGGGTGCTGAGGTAGCCCTGCTGGATGAACGAATCCAGCTTCCGTTCCACCAGCCGCCCTGAATAGTCGCCCGTGTCCGCCTCGACGGCGTGGCGTGTTCCGGCGTCGCTGACCCATACGGCATCGGGCTGATTGAGCTTGAGCAGGCTGCGCGGGTCAACCTTCCAGCGGGCCGGATCAGCCGGGACGCCCAGCATCAGCCGCATCCCCGCGAGGGTCAGCCGGTGGTTGAGGTCCGTGTCGCCCAGGGCGGCCATGTCGTCGGTGACCACCAGCGTCCGCTGCACTTCCAGGGCGTACCGCCCGCCGATGGGGCGCATCAGCGCGACGGTGGACAGCCGTCCGGTCAGGTCCGACGGCAGCAGTCCGTAGTAGCGGCGCGGCTGAGAACTGGACAGCACGCCGTCGACGTTCAGGTCCACACGGGCCTGGGCCAGACGGGCACTGAGGGGCTGTTGCAGCAGTGCGAGGGTGGCGTCCGGCAGGGGGCTGCGGCGTGCGCGCAGGACCTCCACTTGATGGGGGAGCAGGTGCGGCGTGTTGCCGTGAGGGTAGGTTTCGAGTGACCGGGGGATGCGGGTAAAGCGGGTGGTGTCGTCCGCCCTGGGCAGCGCGTGGATCAGCGTCATGACTGAGCGGTGCGTCTCGGCGCGGGCCTGACCCTTGCGGGGGGAAGGCGTGAAGATGATGACGTCGATCTTGCGGTACAGCGCGTCCGCCTTGGTCTGGGTGGCGATGTGGGCCAGTGCCTCGGCGGTGTATCCGCCGCCGGAGAACTTGCCGCCCACCAGTGCGCTTTGATGCGCGCCGTTGGTGTTGACCTCTCTCAGGTTGAGTTTCAGGAACAGCGTATCCAGCGCCCTGTAGTGCGGATTGCGGGCGCGGTCCGGCACCTCATACGCCCAGCCGCGCGCGTTCAGGACCAGCCGCAGGTAGGCCCCCGGTCCAGCTGCGCCACCAGACTCAGGGCGTCGCTGGCGGTGTGAAACAGACTGACGCGGCCGCGTGCGAGCAGCTGGTACATGCGGCCCATCTCGGTGTGTTGCACGCCGATCACCCGCTCGGCCTGCAACACCGCGAGTCGGGATTCGCCCAGGAAGCCCGGCGGCCTCCTGGTGGGTCCAGGCACCGTCTTCGTTGTAGAGCCCGGCAAGGTCATATCGTTCCTGATCGCTCAGGGGAAAGCGCAATCCGGCATTGGGGCCGCGCCGCTGAAGGGGTCAGCTCTGGGAGGCATGGGTTCTCCTGAGCGGCGACAAGCACCGTAGTTCGGTCTGGAAGCGGGCTGTTTTTGAGTCTTTTTTGGCGGGGAGGAGGTGGCGTGTGTGGACGGGGCCGCGGTGGCGGGCTGCCCAGATCGCCCAGACTGGGGGGACGGTATTTCTGGAAACGCGTCCCGCCGGCGTCGGTTCCAGCAGCATGCGTAGTCCGTGACGCCTCACGACGGCCTGCGCCACATCACCCCGCTCAAGCCAAGGGCAAGGGCCGCCTGACCGCCTGTACATCCTGGAGGTGGCGTTTCAGGGTCATCTCCAGGCTCTGCTGGGTGTGGCCGCAAAACCGGCAATCCCGCATTGCAGAAAGCGATGTGTTTCACCTTGTCCTGGTGCTGCTGGGTGGCGGCGCCGTGGCTCATGCCGTCCAGTTCAATGGCAAAGCCCGGGCAATGACCCGGCAGCGACACCATCAGCAAGTCCACGTGCTTGTCGCGCCGCCAGGCGTACGTCGCCTGTCGTCGCTGCGGCGGCGCGGTGATCACGAACAGATCGTTCAGGTGCACATTCGGGAACACGCGGTACTCACGCGACAGCGTTCGCTCTAACGTTCGGAAGACTTGGCCCTCGCTGCGGCTGAAGAAGTACCCCTCGACCTTTCCGTCCAAGTGGTCGGGGATCGTGGACGTGGGCTGACCCCGATCGGCGGCCTCCTGTCCAGGTTCTGGCCAAACCATCTGCCCACCATGGCCCGGCCCCATGGTCAGGACAGCAAGGGAGATCACGAGGACAAGCAGGATCAACAACATGGCCATAGCAAAAGCATTCCAAAGCATCTCTGACAGGCTTCTCTCGTTGTCTGGAGAGAATCA harbors:
- a CDS encoding DUF2726 domain-containing protein, translating into MLLILLVLVISLAVLTMGPGHGGQMVWPEPGQEAADRGQPTSTIPDHLDGKVEGYFFSRSEGQVFRTLERTLSREYRVFPNVHLNDLFVITAPPQRRQATYAWRRDKHVDLLMVSLPGHCPGFAIELDGMSHGAATQQHQDKVKHIAFCNAGLPVLRPHPAEPGDDPETPPPGCTGGQAALALGLSGVMWRRPS
- a CDS encoding helix-turn-helix domain-containing protein; the protein is MSEVRWQLDSFLKARGLTAYALAKASGIQRLSTVYRIAGKDAPVRVDLPTLAALLDGLRRLTGEDVRLTDILEYVPGSESTSEVDPLNLD
- a CDS encoding aminotransferase class V-fold PLP-dependent enzyme — protein: MIRTPLPPPPAAQLLDVRADFPLFAHRPELVFLDSAASSQKPAAVIQAMAEFYAHDYANIHRGAYRLSASATDRFEAVRDRAAQFFHAPSRDGVIFTRNATEAVNLVAHSWGQTHLSAGDVVLVSEMEHHANLVPWHLVTRQCGARVEAVAMTPDGRLDLDDYRRKLRELPVKIVALQHVSNALGTIHPAHELVELAHAQGLPILLDGAQGAPHLPLNLDELGADFYVLSAHKMLGPSGVGLLLARPEALRGLPPYQGGGDMIREVYPESSTYAPLPHLFEAGTPAIAEVIGFGAALDYLDGLGMARVEAHERALLDYALGRLEALEGLQLYGPSGPRCGVVSFNVAGAHAHDVAGFLDEANICVRAGHHCAQPLMRAFDVPSTVRASFSVYTTPADVDALADALGDIVQFFAEEP
- the sufU gene encoding Fe-S cluster assembly sulfur transfer protein SufU, coding for MTGSGTVMQALYKEVVLEHYRRPRNFGDLPDATHAEGGHNPSCGDQLQLMLRLDGDRIEDARFTAQGCAISVASASLMTSALHGKTVEQAFALIGAFTGMIRTGEAAPELGDLAALRGVHTLHTRVKCAALPWQTLQALLNQAQLDAGHDEPGPGRP
- a CDS encoding MBL fold metallo-hydrolase RNA specificity domain-containing protein — encoded protein: MLLPDGRGGREPIPASSRIERFYLSAHADRGGLLGMIARYSPGKVLLTHGDVAPRTNMAGYLNSKYEVALPKVGEVIELQDSGRRKGAFLNAGKKKLEALKERHARGKVQVRYDAEQHAVVIELPQEVDGTLFGEGEYTLEVLRGKLSRIKLRERDQEALAGMEVPEADISPD